One window of Mesorhizobium sp. WSM4904 genomic DNA carries:
- the pgi gene encoding glucose-6-phosphate isomerase, with protein MRDQRVAAKGTMREAFAADPRRFEKFSATDGDLLLDWSKCAVDADTMAMLEKLAGAADLEGRRAAMFEGKKINVTEGRAVLHTALRNLTGKGVVVDGQDTKADVIAVLDAMGAFADAIRSGEAAGATGKKITDIVNIGIGGSDLGPAMVTLALAPYHDGPRAHYVSNVDGAHIHDTLKGLSPETTLFIVASKTFTTVETMTNAETARKWVEKALGKEAIGKHFAAVSTALDLVAKFGIEKDRVFGFWDWVGGRYSVWSAIGLPVMIAIGPRNFRAFLDGAHEMDEHFRSAPLRKNLPALLGLIGWWHRVVCKYPARAVIPYDQRLSRLPAYLQQLDMESNGKSVTLDGGAVATPTGPLVWGEPGTNGQHAFFQLLHQGTDFIPVEFLAAAVGHEPELKTHHDLLLANCLAQSEAFMKGRTLEEARAQMLAKGLKPADVDRIAPHRVFSGNRPSLTILYRKLDPRTLGRLIALYEHRVFVEGTLFNINSFDQWGVELGKELATGLLPVVEGKETAAKRDASTAGLVAHIHQLRGAE; from the coding sequence TTGCGTGACCAGCGCGTTGCGGCCAAGGGCACCATGCGCGAAGCCTTCGCCGCCGATCCCAGGCGCTTCGAAAAATTCTCCGCCACCGATGGCGACCTTCTGCTCGACTGGTCGAAATGCGCGGTCGACGCCGACACGATGGCCATGCTGGAGAAGCTAGCCGGCGCCGCCGATCTCGAAGGCCGCCGCGCCGCGATGTTCGAAGGCAAGAAGATCAACGTCACCGAGGGCCGCGCCGTGCTGCACACGGCGTTGCGCAATTTGACCGGCAAGGGCGTCGTGGTCGATGGCCAGGACACCAAGGCCGATGTGATTGCCGTGCTCGACGCCATGGGCGCCTTTGCCGATGCCATCCGCTCCGGCGAGGCCGCCGGCGCCACCGGCAAGAAGATCACCGACATCGTCAATATCGGCATCGGCGGCTCGGACCTTGGGCCGGCGATGGTCACGCTGGCGCTCGCCCCCTACCACGACGGCCCGCGCGCGCATTACGTCTCCAATGTCGACGGCGCCCATATCCACGACACGCTGAAGGGTTTGTCTCCAGAAACGACGCTGTTCATCGTCGCCTCCAAGACCTTCACCACGGTCGAGACGATGACCAACGCCGAGACGGCGCGCAAATGGGTGGAGAAGGCGCTGGGCAAGGAGGCGATCGGCAAGCATTTCGCCGCCGTCTCGACCGCGCTCGACCTGGTGGCGAAGTTCGGCATCGAAAAGGACCGCGTCTTCGGCTTCTGGGACTGGGTCGGCGGCCGCTACTCGGTCTGGAGCGCCATCGGCCTGCCGGTGATGATCGCCATCGGTCCGCGCAACTTCCGCGCCTTCCTCGACGGCGCGCATGAGATGGACGAGCATTTCCGCTCAGCACCCCTGCGGAAGAACCTGCCGGCTCTGCTCGGGCTGATCGGCTGGTGGCACCGCGTCGTCTGCAAATATCCGGCGCGCGCCGTCATTCCCTACGACCAGCGCCTGTCGCGCCTGCCGGCCTACCTGCAGCAGCTCGATATGGAATCGAACGGCAAGAGTGTGACGCTGGATGGCGGCGCCGTCGCGACGCCGACCGGTCCGCTGGTCTGGGGCGAGCCCGGCACCAACGGCCAGCATGCCTTCTTCCAGCTTTTGCATCAGGGCACCGATTTCATCCCGGTCGAGTTCCTCGCTGCCGCCGTCGGCCACGAGCCGGAACTGAAGACCCATCACGACCTGCTGCTCGCCAACTGCCTGGCCCAGTCGGAGGCCTTCATGAAGGGCCGCACGCTGGAAGAGGCGCGCGCGCAGATGCTGGCCAAGGGCTTGAAGCCCGCCGATGTCGACCGCATCGCGCCGCACCGTGTGTTTTCGGGCAACCGGCCCTCGCTCACCATCCTCTATCGCAAGCTCGATCCGCGCACGCTCGGCCGGCTGATCGCGCTATACGAGCATCGCGTCTTCGTCGAGGGCACGCTGTTCAACATCAATTCGTTCGACCAGTGGGGTGTCGAACTTGGCAAGGAATTGGCGACGGGCCTGCTGCCTGTCGTGGAAGGCAAGGAGACTGCCGCAAAACGCGACGCCTCGACTGCCGGGCTGGTGGCTCATATCCACCAATTGCGCGGCGCGGAGTAA
- a CDS encoding PLP-dependent aminotransferase family protein: protein MPQRNDTAIWSGLFRISAESGQTLQAQIRQAIVAAILDRQIAASMPLPSCRILAEKLGVARGTVVLAFQQLVDQGFLVARERRGHFVNPDVLATPAKPHQKAPDQQNEIDWKARRQIAASDMPPPAKHDNWIKSSYPFVYGQFDPALFPTAEWRECNRMALAVLEIRNWASDMVDRDDPLLIEQIQARLLPRRGIFANPDEIIVTLGAQNALYMLASLLMTKGSKVAMEDPGYPDARSIFRLAGADIQPVPVDQSGIVTSAIPSDSGFVFVTPSHHCPTMVPLSAERRQDLLARANRNNQIIIEDGYDSQLLDEAPQQALKSLDRSGRVIYVGSMSKTLAPGLRLGYIVASAGLIAELRALRRFMLRHPPANNQRAVALFLSLGHHEALVRRLSAAFDERRKRLVHAISAFLPEWRSTDSAGGTSLWLEGPRGTDSRGLAEAAASRSVIIEPGDRFFERSEKPSRFMRLGISSISLQHIEPGIRELATAAGRRPAAA, encoded by the coding sequence ATGCCACAGCGCAATGACACGGCCATATGGTCCGGCCTGTTCCGGATTTCGGCCGAATCCGGACAAACCCTCCAGGCGCAGATCCGCCAGGCGATCGTAGCAGCCATCCTCGACCGACAAATCGCCGCCTCGATGCCGCTGCCGTCCTGCCGGATTCTGGCGGAAAAACTTGGGGTTGCCCGCGGCACGGTGGTGCTTGCCTTCCAGCAGCTGGTCGACCAGGGCTTTTTGGTGGCGCGCGAGCGGCGCGGCCACTTCGTCAACCCCGACGTGCTGGCCACCCCCGCCAAGCCACACCAGAAGGCACCCGACCAGCAGAACGAGATCGACTGGAAGGCCCGCCGGCAGATCGCCGCCAGCGACATGCCGCCGCCGGCCAAGCATGACAACTGGATCAAGTCCTCCTATCCGTTCGTCTACGGCCAGTTCGATCCGGCGCTGTTCCCGACCGCCGAATGGCGCGAATGCAACCGCATGGCGCTCGCGGTGCTCGAGATCCGCAACTGGGCATCCGACATGGTGGACCGCGACGATCCGCTGCTGATCGAGCAGATCCAGGCCCGGCTTTTGCCGCGCCGCGGCATCTTCGCCAATCCGGACGAGATCATCGTGACGCTGGGCGCGCAGAACGCACTCTATATGCTGGCCTCGCTGCTGATGACGAAGGGCTCGAAGGTGGCGATGGAAGACCCGGGCTATCCGGACGCCCGCTCGATCTTCCGGCTCGCCGGCGCCGACATCCAGCCGGTACCGGTCGACCAGTCGGGCATCGTGACCTCGGCGATCCCCAGCGATTCAGGCTTCGTCTTCGTCACCCCCAGCCATCATTGCCCGACCATGGTGCCGCTGTCGGCGGAGCGGCGGCAGGACCTGTTGGCGCGGGCCAACCGCAACAACCAGATCATCATCGAGGACGGCTACGACAGCCAGCTCCTCGACGAGGCGCCGCAGCAGGCGCTGAAGAGCCTCGACCGCTCGGGCCGCGTCATCTATGTCGGCTCGATGTCGAAGACGCTGGCGCCAGGCCTGCGGCTCGGCTACATCGTCGCCTCGGCCGGGCTGATCGCCGAGCTTCGCGCGCTTCGCCGCTTCATGCTCAGGCACCCGCCGGCGAACAACCAGCGCGCGGTGGCGCTGTTCCTGTCGCTCGGCCACCACGAGGCGCTGGTGCGCCGGCTGTCCGCCGCCTTCGACGAGCGGCGCAAGCGCCTGGTCCATGCGATTTCCGCTTTCCTGCCAGAGTGGCGTTCGACCGACTCGGCGGGCGGAACGTCGCTCTGGCTGGAGGGGCCGCGCGGCACCGATTCACGTGGTCTAGCGGAGGCCGCCGCGTCGCGCAGCGTCATCATCGAGCCCGGCGACCGCTTCTTCGAACGCAGCGAAAAGCCCTCGCGTTTCATGCGCTTGGGCATCTCCTCGATCTCGCTGCAGCACATCGAGCCGGGCATCCGGGAACTCGCCACGGCGGCCGGACGCAGGCCCGCTGCCGCCTGA
- a CDS encoding trimethylamine methyltransferase family protein: protein MSVALEKQEASSDQRSRRSGGREARRAMRAAPLADDIRPVRPGLEGGSYGPLSQNDCERIHEAVLTLLETVGFANAIPSCIEALTRVGATYGDDGRVRLPRGLVLDTIKKAARHFTLHGQDPKHDMVIQGKRVHYGTAGAAVHLVDVEKREYRESQLQDIYDAARLVDGLDNIHFFQRTMVPRDIPDPLEMDFNTLYACVMGTSKHVGTSFTVRENVKPALEMLYAIAGGEENFRARPFVSNSNCFVVPPMKFAEDACGVLEACVEGGIPILLLSAGQAGATAPAAIAGAVVQAVAEVLMGLVYVNAIKPGHPAIFGTWPFVSDLRTGAMSGGSAEQSVLTAACAQMAQYYDLPGGSAAGMTDSKLPDIQSGYEKGITNVMAGLSGLNLVYESAGMHASLLGFCLESLIIDNDMLGHCLRCVRGIEVTDDALSIDTITDVCLKGPGHYLGNEQTLKLMQTEYFYPAVGDRFSPKEWNEKGRPDILQRAIAEKKRVLAERFPRHVSRLVDDKLRARFGEMIKLPRNKMGG from the coding sequence ATGTCAGTGGCTCTTGAGAAGCAGGAAGCGTCGTCGGACCAGCGTTCGCGACGGTCCGGCGGGCGCGAAGCGCGCCGCGCGATGCGGGCAGCACCGCTCGCAGACGATATCCGTCCGGTGCGGCCCGGCCTCGAAGGCGGCAGCTACGGCCCATTGAGCCAGAACGACTGCGAGCGCATCCACGAGGCGGTGCTGACGCTTCTGGAGACGGTCGGCTTCGCCAACGCCATTCCCTCTTGCATCGAAGCGCTGACCAGGGTCGGCGCAACCTATGGCGATGACGGGCGCGTCCGCCTGCCGAGGGGGCTGGTGCTCGACACGATCAAAAAAGCGGCGCGCCACTTCACGCTTCACGGCCAGGATCCCAAACACGACATGGTGATCCAGGGTAAGCGCGTTCACTACGGCACGGCGGGTGCTGCCGTGCATCTTGTCGACGTCGAGAAGCGCGAATACCGCGAATCGCAACTGCAGGACATCTACGACGCCGCCCGCCTCGTCGACGGGCTCGACAACATCCATTTCTTCCAGCGCACGATGGTGCCGCGCGACATCCCCGATCCGCTCGAGATGGATTTCAACACGCTCTATGCCTGCGTGATGGGGACATCGAAACATGTCGGCACCTCGTTCACGGTGCGCGAGAACGTCAAGCCGGCGCTGGAAATGCTCTATGCGATTGCCGGCGGCGAGGAGAATTTCCGGGCGCGGCCGTTCGTCTCCAACTCGAACTGCTTCGTCGTGCCGCCGATGAAATTCGCCGAGGACGCCTGCGGCGTGCTCGAAGCCTGCGTCGAGGGCGGCATCCCGATCCTGCTCCTGTCGGCCGGCCAGGCCGGCGCCACGGCTCCCGCCGCCATCGCCGGCGCGGTTGTCCAGGCGGTGGCGGAAGTGCTGATGGGCCTGGTCTATGTCAACGCGATAAAACCCGGCCATCCGGCGATCTTCGGCACCTGGCCGTTCGTCTCCGACCTCAGGACCGGCGCCATGTCCGGCGGCTCGGCCGAGCAGTCGGTGCTGACCGCGGCGTGCGCGCAGATGGCGCAATATTACGACCTGCCCGGCGGCTCGGCCGCCGGCATGACGGACTCGAAGCTGCCCGACATCCAATCCGGCTACGAAAAGGGCATCACCAATGTGATGGCGGGACTGTCAGGTCTCAACCTCGTCTATGAATCGGCCGGCATGCATGCCTCGCTGCTCGGCTTCTGCCTCGAAAGCCTGATCATCGACAACGACATGCTCGGCCACTGCCTGCGCTGTGTGCGCGGCATCGAGGTAACCGACGACGCGCTGTCGATCGACACCATTACCGATGTCTGCCTGAAGGGACCTGGCCATTATCTCGGCAACGAGCAGACGCTGAAGCTGATGCAGACCGAGTATTTCTATCCCGCTGTCGGCGACCGGTTCTCGCCCAAGGAATGGAACGAGAAGGGTCGGCCCGACATCCTGCAACGGGCGATCGCCGAGAAGAAGCGGGTGCTTGCCGAGCGTTTTCCGCGGCATGTGTCGCGGCTCGTCGACGACAAGCTGCGCGCGCGCTTCGGCGAGATGATCAAGCTGCCGCGCAACAAGATGGGCGGATAA
- a CDS encoding IlvD/Edd family dehydratase, translating into MAGAPTKKKKFRSQEWFDNPDNPGMTALYLERYLNYGLTRAELMSGKPLIGIAQTGSDLSPCNRHHVELAKRVREGIVSMGGIPFEFPCHPIQETGKRPTAALDRNLAYLSLVEVLYGYPIDGVVLTIGCDKTTPALLMAAATVNIPAIAFSVGPMLNGWHKGKRTGSGTIVWESRQRLSAGEIDYDEFMDIVASSAPSTGYCNTMGTATTMNSLAEALGMQLPGSAAIPAPYRERGQMGYETGRRIVEMVHEDLKPSDIMTRKAFENAIVVNSAIGGSTNAPIHLNAIARHLGVALDNDDWQKVGLNIPLLVNLQPTGEYLGEDYHRAGGVPAVVAELMKGGLLPHPDAITANGKTMGDNCRDAVNENPEVISSAAKPLKANAGFINLKGNLFDSAIMKTSGISPEFRERYLSNPNDPEAFEGNAMVFDGPEDYHARIDDPAQGIDEHTILFMRGAGPVGYPGGAEVVNMQPPAYLIKKGIHSLACIGDGRQSGTSGSPSILNASPEAAIGGGLALLKTGDRVRIDLRKGTANILVSDEEIARRRAELQGNGGYHYPKHQTPWQEIQRGMVDQFSAGMVLKPAVKYQDVAHTSGVPRDNH; encoded by the coding sequence ATGGCAGGCGCCCCCACCAAGAAGAAGAAATTTCGCTCGCAGGAGTGGTTCGATAATCCCGACAATCCGGGCATGACGGCGCTCTATCTCGAGCGCTACCTCAATTACGGACTGACACGCGCCGAGCTGATGTCGGGCAAGCCGCTGATCGGCATCGCGCAGACGGGCTCCGATCTTTCGCCCTGCAATCGGCACCATGTCGAACTCGCCAAGCGCGTGCGCGAAGGCATCGTGTCGATGGGCGGCATCCCCTTCGAGTTCCCGTGCCACCCGATCCAGGAAACCGGCAAGCGCCCGACCGCGGCGCTCGACCGCAACCTCGCCTATCTTAGCCTCGTCGAGGTGCTCTACGGCTATCCGATCGACGGCGTGGTGCTCACCATCGGCTGCGACAAGACTACGCCCGCGCTGCTGATGGCGGCCGCCACCGTCAATATTCCGGCTATCGCGTTTTCGGTCGGTCCGATGCTCAACGGCTGGCACAAGGGCAAGCGCACCGGTTCCGGCACCATCGTCTGGGAATCGCGCCAGCGGCTGTCGGCCGGCGAGATCGACTATGACGAATTCATGGACATCGTCGCCTCCTCGGCGCCGTCGACCGGTTATTGCAACACCATGGGCACCGCCACCACGATGAACTCGCTGGCCGAGGCGCTCGGCATGCAGCTACCCGGCTCGGCCGCCATCCCCGCGCCCTATCGCGAGCGCGGCCAGATGGGCTACGAGACGGGCAGGCGCATCGTCGAGATGGTGCATGAGGACCTGAAGCCTTCCGACATCATGACCCGCAAGGCGTTCGAGAACGCCATCGTCGTCAACTCGGCGATCGGCGGCTCCACCAACGCGCCGATCCACCTCAACGCGATTGCCCGCCATCTCGGCGTGGCGCTCGACAACGACGACTGGCAGAAGGTTGGCCTCAACATCCCGCTCCTCGTCAACCTGCAGCCGACGGGCGAGTATCTCGGCGAGGACTACCACCGTGCCGGCGGTGTGCCGGCGGTGGTGGCCGAGCTGATGAAGGGCGGCCTGCTGCCGCATCCCGATGCGATCACCGCCAACGGCAAGACCATGGGCGACAATTGCAGGGACGCCGTCAACGAGAACCCGGAGGTGATCAGCAGCGCCGCCAAGCCACTCAAGGCCAATGCCGGCTTCATCAACCTCAAGGGCAATCTGTTCGATTCCGCGATCATGAAGACCAGCGGCATCTCGCCCGAATTCCGCGAGCGCTATCTCTCCAACCCGAACGATCCGGAGGCCTTCGAAGGCAACGCCATGGTCTTCGACGGTCCGGAAGATTACCACGCCCGCATCGACGATCCGGCGCAAGGGATCGACGAGCACACGATCCTGTTCATGCGCGGCGCCGGTCCGGTCGGCTATCCAGGCGGCGCCGAGGTGGTCAACATGCAGCCGCCGGCCTACCTTATCAAGAAGGGCATCCATTCGCTGGCCTGCATCGGCGACGGCCGTCAGTCCGGCACGTCCGGCTCGCCGTCGATCCTCAATGCCTCGCCGGAAGCCGCCATCGGCGGCGGCCTTGCGCTGCTCAAGACCGGCGACCGCGTACGCATCGATCTCAGGAAGGGTACCGCCAACATCCTCGTCAGCGACGAGGAGATCGCAAGGCGGCGGGCCGAGCTGCAGGGCAATGGCGGCTATCACTATCCCAAGCACCAGACGCCTTGGCAGGAGATCCAGCGCGGCATGGTCGACCAGTTCTCGGCCGGAATGGTGCTGAAGCCGGCGGTGAAATACCAGGATGTAGCGCATACCAGCGGCGTGCCGCGCGACAATCACTGA
- a CDS encoding carbon monoxide dehydrogenase subunit G, protein MALVIEGEERIAAPVEKVWKALNDPDILKEAIPGCKSLEKKSDTEMAATVVLKIGPIKATFNGEVTLKNLKPPHSYTIQGEGKGGVAGFAKGGADVTLTADGADTTVLKYAAKADVGGKIAQLGSRLIESTSKKLAGQFFSTFGEKVGAA, encoded by the coding sequence ATGGCTTTGGTGATCGAAGGCGAGGAACGGATCGCCGCACCCGTTGAGAAAGTCTGGAAGGCCCTCAACGACCCGGACATCCTCAAGGAGGCCATTCCCGGCTGCAAGAGCCTGGAAAAGAAATCGGACACCGAGATGGCCGCGACCGTAGTTTTGAAGATCGGGCCGATCAAGGCGACCTTCAACGGCGAGGTGACGTTGAAGAACCTCAAGCCGCCGCATTCCTACACCATCCAGGGCGAAGGCAAGGGCGGCGTCGCCGGCTTTGCCAAGGGCGGTGCCGACGTGACGCTGACCGCCGACGGCGCGGACACGACGGTGCTCAAATATGCCGCCAAGGCCGATGTCGGCGGCAAGATCGCCCAGCTCGGCAGCCGTCTGATCGAATCGACATCGAAGAAGCTGGCGGGACAGTTTTTTTCGACTTTTGGCGAGAAGGTCGGCGCGGCTTAA
- a CDS encoding Mrp/NBP35 family ATP-binding protein codes for MSVSKETVIERLKTVNGPDFTGNIVDLGLVSEIFIADSKVFFSITVPAARAQEMEPLRAAAERVVKAIPGVASAVVALTAEKKGGGMEAPVRPRPAPQAAPPHPTPQAAPQRPAPASHSHGKRGVPGIDAIIAVASGKGGVGKSTTAVNLALGLAANGLNVGVLDADIYGPSMPRLLNIHGRPQTVDGKVLRPMQNYGLKVMSMGFLVDEETPMIWRGPMVMSALTQMLREVEWGPLDVLVVDMPPGTGDAQLTMAQQVPLAGAVIVSTPQDLALIDARKGLNMFKKVDVPLLGIVENMSYFLAPDTGKRYDIFGHGGARREAERLGVTFLGEVPLEMGIRESSDAGSPVVVAKPDGAEARIYRDIAAKVWDRVQEERGAAEAAVPSIVFE; via the coding sequence ATGTCCGTCAGCAAGGAAACCGTTATCGAGCGCCTGAAGACGGTCAACGGACCGGATTTCACCGGCAATATCGTCGACCTCGGCCTGGTCTCGGAGATTTTCATCGCCGATTCCAAAGTGTTCTTCTCGATCACCGTTCCCGCCGCCCGCGCGCAGGAGATGGAGCCGCTGCGCGCCGCCGCCGAGCGCGTGGTGAAGGCCATCCCCGGCGTCGCCAGCGCCGTCGTTGCGCTGACGGCGGAAAAAAAGGGCGGCGGCATGGAAGCGCCGGTTCGGCCGCGTCCGGCTCCGCAGGCAGCGCCGCCGCACCCAACTCCCCAGGCAGCGCCGCAGCGTCCAGCGCCCGCTTCGCACAGCCACGGCAAGCGCGGCGTGCCCGGCATCGATGCGATCATTGCGGTGGCCTCCGGCAAGGGCGGCGTCGGCAAGTCGACCACCGCCGTCAACCTGGCGCTCGGCCTTGCCGCCAATGGACTGAACGTCGGCGTGCTCGATGCCGATATATACGGGCCGTCGATGCCGAGGCTGCTCAACATCCATGGCCGGCCCCAGACCGTCGATGGCAAGGTCCTGAGGCCGATGCAGAATTATGGCCTCAAGGTGATGTCGATGGGTTTCCTCGTCGATGAGGAGACGCCGATGATCTGGCGCGGCCCGATGGTGATGTCGGCGCTCACCCAGATGTTGCGCGAGGTCGAGTGGGGGCCGCTCGACGTGCTGGTTGTGGACATGCCGCCCGGCACCGGCGATGCCCAGCTCACCATGGCCCAGCAGGTACCTCTCGCCGGCGCCGTCATTGTCTCGACGCCGCAGGATCTCGCCCTGATCGATGCGCGCAAGGGCCTCAACATGTTCAAGAAGGTCGACGTGCCGCTGCTCGGCATCGTCGAGAACATGAGCTATTTCCTCGCGCCCGACACCGGCAAGCGCTACGACATCTTCGGTCATGGCGGCGCGCGCCGCGAGGCCGAGCGTCTGGGTGTCACCTTCCTGGGCGAAGTGCCGCTCGAAATGGGTATCCGTGAAAGCTCGGACGCCGGCTCGCCCGTGGTCGTGGCCAAGCCCGACGGCGCCGAGGCGAGGATCTACCGCGATATCGCGGCTAAGGTCTGGGACAGGGTCCAAGAGGAGCGCGGCGCGGCAGAAGCTGCCGTGCCGAGCATCGTTTTCGAATAA
- a CDS encoding VOC family protein, with amino-acid sequence MLEHSNATANLAVKDLEKAKAFYAGTLGLKQVDDMDGELIVYKSGDTVINVYHSQFAGTNKATAVTWAVGDQIEPIVKSLRSKGVSFEHYDMPGLSLEGDIHVGHGMKVAWFKDPDGNILNLVGK; translated from the coding sequence ATGCTCGAACACAGCAACGCGACAGCCAATCTCGCGGTGAAGGACCTGGAGAAGGCAAAGGCCTTCTATGCGGGAACGCTCGGCCTCAAGCAGGTCGACGACATGGACGGCGAGCTGATCGTCTACAAAAGCGGCGACACGGTCATCAATGTCTATCATTCGCAATTCGCCGGCACCAACAAGGCGACGGCGGTAACCTGGGCGGTGGGCGACCAGATCGAACCGATCGTCAAGTCGTTGCGCTCGAAGGGCGTCAGCTTCGAGCACTACGATATGCCCGGTCTGTCGCTCGAGGGCGACATCCACGTCGGCCACGGCATGAAAGTCGCATGGTTCAAGGATCCCGACGGGAACATCTTGAATCTCGTGGGAAAGTAG
- a CDS encoding inorganic phosphate transporter, with translation MDATIAFPLLVGLVAVALFFDFLNGLHDAANSIATIVSTRVLRPHYAVFWAAFFNFIAFLFFGLHVAETVGKGIVDASIVTPAVIFAALVGAIVWNIVTWIVGIPSSSSHALIGGLVGAGVAKAGTGAIVWSGLGKTVAAIVLSPATGFVLALVLVLIVSWLFVRQTPFAVDSSFRVLQFFSASLYSLGHGGNDAQKTMGIIAVLLYSQGMLGQSFYVPLWVVITCQSALALGTLLGGWRIVHTMGSKITRLNPMQGFCAETGGAITLFAATWLGVPVSTTHTITGAIIGVGAARRVSAVRWGIAGNIVVAWVITLPATAAISALTYLATRLAG, from the coding sequence ATGGACGCCACGATCGCCTTTCCCCTGCTGGTCGGCCTCGTCGCCGTGGCGCTGTTCTTCGATTTCCTCAACGGCCTGCACGATGCCGCCAATTCGATCGCGACCATCGTTTCCACCCGCGTGCTCAGGCCGCACTATGCGGTCTTTTGGGCGGCTTTCTTCAATTTCATCGCCTTCCTGTTCTTCGGCCTGCATGTCGCCGAGACTGTTGGAAAAGGCATCGTCGACGCCAGCATCGTGACGCCGGCGGTGATCTTCGCCGCGCTCGTCGGCGCCATCGTCTGGAACATCGTCACCTGGATCGTGGGCATTCCGTCGAGCAGCTCGCATGCGCTGATCGGCGGGCTGGTCGGCGCCGGTGTCGCCAAGGCCGGAACCGGCGCCATCGTCTGGTCCGGGCTCGGCAAGACGGTCGCGGCGATCGTGCTTTCGCCGGCTACCGGATTCGTCCTGGCGCTCGTTCTCGTCCTCATCGTCTCGTGGCTGTTCGTGCGCCAGACACCGTTCGCCGTCGACAGCTCGTTTCGTGTCCTGCAGTTCTTTTCCGCCTCGCTCTATTCGCTGGGACATGGCGGCAATGACGCACAGAAGACCATGGGCATCATCGCCGTGCTGCTCTATTCGCAAGGCATGCTCGGCCAGAGCTTCTATGTGCCGCTGTGGGTGGTCATCACCTGCCAGTCGGCGCTGGCGCTGGGCACGCTGCTCGGCGGCTGGCGCATCGTTCACACCATGGGGTCGAAGATCACCCGGCTGAACCCGATGCAGGGTTTTTGCGCCGAGACGGGCGGCGCCATAACGCTTTTTGCCGCGACGTGGCTCGGTGTCCCCGTCTCCACCACGCATACCATTACAGGGGCGATCATCGGCGTCGGCGCCGCCCGCCGCGTCTCGGCGGTGCGCTGGGGCATAGCCGGCAACATCGTCGTGGCATGGGTCATCACCCTGCCGGCGACAGCGGCGATTTCAGCGCTCACCTACCTCGCCACGAGGCTGGCCGGATGA
- a CDS encoding DUF47 domain-containing protein yields MLGWFRKLLPREDRFFDLFERHSRTVVGGAEALERLLQGKDIDRWCQTIIDLEDEADGITAEVLLAVRRSFITPFDRGDIKDLIQSMDDAIDMMHKTVKTVKLFEMREFDPLMREMGGVIVQAARLVAEAIPLLGKVGANAARLNAIAEEVMRVEGRADDLHEQGLKDLFKRHGRSDPMAYLIGSEIYGQLEKVVDRFEDVANEISGIVIENV; encoded by the coding sequence ATGCTGGGTTGGTTTCGCAAGCTGTTGCCCCGCGAGGATCGCTTTTTCGACCTGTTCGAACGGCATTCGCGCACGGTGGTCGGCGGCGCCGAGGCGCTCGAGCGGCTTCTCCAGGGCAAGGACATCGACCGCTGGTGTCAGACGATCATCGACCTCGAGGACGAGGCGGACGGCATCACCGCGGAGGTCCTGCTTGCCGTCAGGCGCTCCTTCATCACGCCCTTCGATCGCGGCGACATCAAGGATCTGATCCAGTCGATGGATGACGCCATCGACATGATGCACAAGACCGTCAAGACGGTGAAATTGTTCGAGATGAGGGAGTTCGATCCCCTGATGCGGGAAATGGGCGGCGTCATCGTCCAGGCTGCCCGGTTGGTCGCGGAGGCCATCCCGCTGCTCGGCAAGGTGGGCGCGAACGCCGCGCGCCTGAATGCCATAGCCGAAGAGGTCATGCGCGTCGAAGGCCGCGCCGACGACCTGCACGAGCAGGGCCTGAAGGACCTGTTCAAGCGACACGGCCGCAGCGACCCGATGGCCTATCTGATCGGCTCGGAGATCTACGGTCAGCTGGAAAAGGTGGTCGACCGTTTCGAGGATGTCGCCAACGAGATCAGCGGCATCGTCATCGAGAACGTTTAG